A genomic window from Flavobacteriales bacterium includes:
- a CDS encoding glycerol-3-phosphate acyltransferase — translation MATKVHNQDGWLYDPIYPDASTWPIVKLAHEREAFIKELVALSIENIKEQLGNNPANLKDELARTLYSERIRVSQTPWKADAPDEKEFWSKVKKDMVRINAGHENPHAFGHEDLVQRIVKRYAEEIAGVFDVNAYDFAKRFTTTLFSRLLNASQGKGMARLFETRHNLHDKIHLVGEIDHIRELAKRGTIIVVPTHFSNLDSMLIGWAIQSIGLPPVLYGAGLNLFGIKILAWFMNRLGAYKVDRRKKNMLYLETLKMYSELSLRRGCNGLFFPGGTRSRSGMLEKRLKLGLLGTALQAQRLNFENDGEEAKKIFVVPVTINYNFVLEAQSLIDQHLKISGQEQYYVENDDFSTSTKMIKFIYRFFTASSEIAVRFGTPMDLFGNRLDEEGRSFDPHGNEVDIKKYFFSNGEISKDLQRDAEYTRMLGEEIVKRYHREAVVFSSQVVAFAAFRIIKARYSKMDLYGLMRLPSEDLTIRPKQLMDAVGKLVERLREMYANGEIQLEKEVQEGSIANIVKKGVANLGIYHAKLPLMYNEDKDFQSQDIKVLFFYHNRLEGYGLHKFI, via the coding sequence ATGGCAACCAAGGTGCATAATCAGGATGGGTGGCTTTACGACCCCATTTATCCCGATGCCAGCACGTGGCCGATCGTCAAGCTGGCGCACGAACGCGAAGCGTTTATCAAGGAACTTGTCGCTTTATCCATCGAGAACATCAAGGAGCAGCTGGGAAACAACCCTGCTAATCTCAAGGACGAGTTGGCACGGACGCTTTATTCAGAACGTATTCGCGTAAGCCAAACGCCTTGGAAAGCCGATGCGCCTGACGAGAAGGAATTCTGGAGCAAGGTGAAGAAGGACATGGTGCGCATCAATGCAGGTCATGAAAATCCGCACGCGTTCGGGCATGAAGACCTGGTTCAACGCATTGTAAAGCGCTACGCGGAAGAAATTGCAGGGGTTTTTGATGTGAATGCGTACGATTTTGCCAAGCGATTCACCACCACGCTCTTCTCTCGATTGCTCAATGCATCGCAAGGAAAGGGAATGGCGCGTTTATTCGAAACCCGTCATAATCTACACGATAAGATCCATCTCGTAGGTGAGATCGATCACATCCGTGAGTTGGCCAAAAGAGGAACCATCATCGTGGTGCCTACTCACTTCAGCAACCTCGATTCCATGCTCATTGGCTGGGCCATTCAGAGCATCGGACTTCCGCCTGTGCTTTATGGCGCGGGACTTAACCTGTTCGGCATCAAGATCCTTGCATGGTTCATGAACCGTTTGGGAGCGTACAAGGTGGACAGACGCAAGAAGAACATGCTCTATCTCGAAACGCTCAAAATGTACTCGGAACTATCGCTGCGCAGAGGTTGCAACGGGCTGTTCTTCCCAGGCGGCACGCGCTCACGCAGTGGTATGCTGGAGAAGCGGTTGAAACTCGGCTTGCTGGGAACGGCCTTGCAGGCGCAACGACTGAATTTTGAGAATGATGGAGAAGAGGCCAAGAAGATTTTCGTGGTGCCCGTTACCATCAATTACAACTTCGTGCTGGAAGCACAGAGCCTGATCGATCAGCATCTGAAAATAAGCGGGCAGGAGCAGTACTACGTGGAGAATGATGATTTCTCCACTTCTACCAAAATGATCAAGTTCATTTATCGGTTTTTCACCGCTTCGTCTGAGATTGCGGTACGTTTCGGAACACCGATGGATCTTTTCGGAAATCGGTTGGACGAGGAGGGAAGAAGTTTCGACCCGCACGGAAATGAGGTTGACATCAAGAAATACTTCTTCTCTAATGGAGAGATAAGCAAGGATCTTCAGCGAGATGCGGAATACACGCGCATGCTGGGCGAGGAGATCGTGAAACGATACCATCGTGAGGCAGTCGTCTTTTCAAGTCAGGTGGTGGCCTTTGCTGCCTTCCGAATCATCAAAGCGCGTTACAGCAAGATGGATCTGTACGGACTCATGCGGCTGCCGTCCGAAGACCTCACCATCAGACCGAAGCAGTTGATGGACGCGGTCGGCAAACTGGTGGAGCGACTTCGAGAAATGTATGCCAATGGGGAAATCCAATTGGAGAAGGAAGTGCAGGAGGGAAGCATTGCCAATATTGTGAAGAAGGGCGTTGCGAATCTCGGGATCTATCACGCCAAGTTGCCGCTGATGTACAACGAGGACAAGGATTTTCAATCGCAGGACATCAAAGTGCTGTTTTTCTACCACAACAGATTAGAAGGATATGGCCTCCACAAATTCATATGA
- a CDS encoding NAD(P)H-dependent glycerol-3-phosphate dehydrogenase, giving the protein MASTNSYEIAPVGVLGGGSFGSAISNLLAENQPVILLTRSQEVADSINTTRQNRGRVMHENVRATTDAAEVANQCRLIFPILPSAGFRETIKSLAPHLTPEHILIHGTKGVDIQLPAGDQLTADYKLNPKKVNTMSEVILQETIVRRVGCLAGPNLAAEILEGQPAATVVASHFDEVIKLGQKSLRTPRFQVYGSHDLTGVEIAGVLKNVIALAAGALSGLGFGENAKALLISRGMVEMIHVGTHLGGDIVAVLGLAGIGDLIATCSSSKSRNFTVGYRLAKGETLTAILADMEEVAEGLNTLRISRAMANYLGIRVPLTETIYDVIYGEKTVEEGLDYLMKFPFYVDIDRSMFRRV; this is encoded by the coding sequence ATGGCCTCCACAAATTCATATGAAATAGCTCCAGTTGGAGTGCTTGGCGGAGGCAGTTTCGGCTCGGCCATTTCCAACCTGTTGGCAGAAAACCAGCCTGTAATTCTGCTTACGCGAAGTCAGGAAGTGGCGGACAGCATCAATACCACGCGTCAGAATCGTGGCCGCGTGATGCACGAGAATGTCCGTGCCACAACTGATGCTGCGGAAGTGGCCAACCAATGTCGGCTCATCTTCCCGATACTTCCTTCGGCTGGGTTCCGAGAAACCATAAAGTCACTCGCTCCGCATCTGACCCCAGAGCACATTCTGATACACGGAACCAAGGGTGTGGACATTCAGCTTCCAGCAGGTGACCAGTTGACGGCCGATTACAAGCTCAATCCAAAGAAGGTGAACACCATGAGTGAGGTCATCCTTCAGGAAACAATTGTTAGGCGCGTGGGCTGCTTGGCGGGGCCGAATTTGGCTGCCGAGATCTTAGAAGGACAACCCGCTGCAACGGTTGTGGCCAGCCATTTTGACGAAGTGATCAAACTGGGCCAAAAGAGTCTGCGAACGCCCCGTTTTCAGGTGTATGGAAGCCATGATCTGACAGGTGTGGAGATTGCTGGTGTTTTGAAGAACGTGATCGCGTTGGCGGCAGGCGCGCTCAGCGGATTGGGTTTCGGGGAGAATGCCAAAGCGTTGCTAATTAGCCGCGGAATGGTGGAGATGATTCATGTGGGAACACACTTGGGCGGTGATATTGTGGCCGTGCTCGGTCTTGCTGGCATCGGTGATCTTATTGCCACCTGTTCCAGTTCCAAGAGCCGCAACTTTACGGTCGGTTATCGTTTGGCGAAAGGTGAAACACTCACCGCCATTCTGGCCGATATGGAAGAGGTGGCGGAAGGTCTGAACACGCTTCGCATTTCCCGCGCCATGGCCAATTACCTCGGCATTCGCGTGCCGCTTACAGAGACCATTTATGATGTGATCTATGGTGAGAAGACCGTAGAGGAAGGTTTGGATTACCTGATGAAATTCCCGTTTTACGTGGACATCGATCGCTCCATGTTCAGGCGCGTGTAA
- a CDS encoding SDR family NAD(P)-dependent oxidoreductase — protein sequence MSKTAIVTGATAGIGEATAHELAKMGYDLILTGRRKERLETVKQQIGSTFGIDVSIHTFDIREREQVEYFCRNEIADKTIDVLVNNAGLASGLSPLHEGDVEDWEKMIDTNVKGLLYITREIAPRMVEQQSGHIVNVGSIAGIEVYPNGNVYCATKHAVKAISEGLRKELFDKGIKVTNIAPGLVETEFSIVRFHGDKQRADSVYAGMQPLTAKDIADCIGFAVSRPAHVNIADMLILSTDQAASTMVNRK from the coding sequence ATGAGCAAGACAGCAATCGTTACAGGAGCAACAGCAGGAATTGGTGAAGCCACGGCCCACGAACTGGCCAAAATGGGCTACGATCTTATCCTTACGGGAAGAAGGAAAGAACGGCTTGAAACCGTGAAACAGCAGATCGGAAGCACATTCGGAATTGATGTTTCCATTCACACATTTGACATCCGCGAACGCGAACAGGTGGAATATTTCTGCCGAAATGAAATTGCTGACAAGACAATCGATGTGCTGGTGAACAACGCTGGTCTGGCATCTGGCCTTTCCCCACTCCATGAAGGTGATGTTGAGGATTGGGAGAAGATGATCGACACGAATGTGAAAGGGTTGCTTTACATCACCCGCGAAATTGCTCCACGAATGGTTGAACAGCAGTCAGGTCACATCGTCAATGTTGGTTCCATTGCGGGCATTGAAGTTTACCCGAACGGAAACGTGTATTGCGCCACCAAGCATGCGGTAAAAGCCATTTCGGAAGGGCTGCGCAAAGAGCTTTTCGACAAGGGAATCAAGGTCACGAACATCGCCCCAGGACTTGTGGAGACGGAATTTTCCATTGTCCGTTTTCATGGAGACAAGCAGCGGGCTGATTCGGTTTATGCGGGGATGCAACCACTCACAGCCAAGGATATTGCCGACTGCATCGGTTTCGCAGTATCGCGCCCTGCGCATGTGAATATTGCGGATATGCTGATCCTTTCAACGGATCAAGCGGCCTCCACCATGGTCAATAGAAAATAG
- a CDS encoding DUF4442 domain-containing protein — MKLTPKGEKYINRIQNSFLFNLFLLKELPLAWVAGCSLKKITPEACQIRMPFGWRNQNPFKSIYFAAQSMSAEMSTGMLAVLAIENSNESIAMLVSNIEGEFTKKANASVTFTCEDGQKMFDAITETCKTGEAVLVPMKTVGRMDDGTEVSNWTFTWSVKKRSRK; from the coding sequence ATGAAACTGACACCGAAAGGCGAGAAATACATCAACCGAATTCAGAACTCTTTTCTGTTCAATCTTTTTCTTCTCAAAGAATTGCCCTTGGCTTGGGTGGCGGGTTGTAGTTTGAAGAAGATCACGCCTGAGGCATGTCAAATCAGGATGCCTTTTGGTTGGAGAAATCAGAATCCGTTCAAGTCCATCTATTTTGCGGCACAGAGCATGTCGGCAGAGATGAGTACAGGAATGCTGGCGGTGCTGGCCATCGAAAATTCGAATGAGAGCATTGCGATGTTGGTTTCGAATATTGAAGGAGAATTCACCAAGAAGGCCAACGCCAGCGTAACGTTTACATGTGAGGACGGTCAGAAGATGTTTGATGCCATTACGGAAACCTGTAAGACAGGCGAAGCGGTTCTCGTTCCCATGAAAACCGTTGGAAGAATGGACGATGGAACGGAGGTTTCCAACTGGACATTCACTTGGTCGGTGAAAAAGCGAAGCCGCAAATAA